In Diadema setosum chromosome 19, eeDiaSeto1, whole genome shotgun sequence, a genomic segment contains:
- the LOC140242497 gene encoding small ribosomal subunit protein uS9m-like, whose translation MIAAAQDRRTAYDALIQREEASFERGRRHLANMMGEDPENFSQEDVDRAIEYLFPSGLFEKKARPMMKPPTDYYPPQKAAQFGVDGRPFDSLFYTGKPNYFNLMHDTATQMRKVLAKEDEMVAKGILIHQSEPVNLARSEWIDKASVERIVVEALTDKEYQNFINLLERILQLPYASEVADYIHRFRRELVAVLSKEVIPPIQHDENGRPFSTAEGLRKMAKASVVLRDHGKGQVTVNGKEFMVYFNMVRVREQILFPFHFTRTLGRFDLECEVEDGGLTGQAGAIRLATSRALCSFVDQQQVEQMRQAGLLTLDPRLTERKKPGQAGARKKFTWKKR comes from the exons ATGATAGCAGCAGCTCAGGATCGGCGGACTGCATATG ATGCTCTCATACAGCGAGAAGAGGCATCGTTTGAGCGAGGGCGCCGTCACCTTGCTAACATGATGGGAGAGGATCCTGAAAATTTTTCACAGGAAGATGTCGAT AGAGCCATAGAGTATCTCTTTCCTTCTGGATTGTTTGAGAAGAAAGCCAGACCCATGATGAAGCCCCCTACGGATTACTATCCCCCGCAGAAGGCTGCCCAGTTTGGGGTGGATGGTCGACCCTTTGACAGCCTCTTCTACACGGGGAAGCCAAATTATTTCAACCTGATGCAC GACACAGCTACCCAGATGAGGAAGGTGTTGGCTAAAGAGGATGAGATGGTTGCTAAGGGGATCCTCATCCACCAATCAGAGCCTGT aaACTTGGCAAGGAGTGAGTGGATAGACAAAGCCAGTGTTGAGAGAATAGTTGTAGAGGCTCTGACAGATAAAGAG tatcaaaatttcatcaatCTACTTGAGCGCATCCTTCAGCTGCCGTATGCCAGCGAGGTGGCTGATTACATCCACAGGTTCAGAAGGGAGCTTGTTGCTGTACTGAGTAAAGAGGTCATTCCTCCG ATACAGCACGATGAAAACGGGAGGCCGTTCAGTACGGCAGAGGGATTGCGGAAGATGGCCAAAGCCAGCGTCGTCCTGAGGGATCATGGGAAGGGTCAGGTGACGGTGAACGGCAAGGAGTTCATGGTATACTTCAACATGGTCAGAGTTCG agagCAAATCTTGTTTCCGTTCCACTTCACCCGCACCCTCGGCCGGTTTGACCTGGAGTGCGAGGTGGAGGATGGGGGCTTGACCGGCCAGGCAGGGGCCATCAGGCTGGCCACGTCCAGAGCTCTCTGCAGCTTTGTGGATCAGCAGCAGGTTGAACAGATGAGGCAAG CTGGACTATTGACCCTTGACCCACGACTGACGGAGAGGAAGAAGCCTGGACAGGCCGGAGCCAGAAAGAAGTTCACATGGAAGAAGAGATAA